One Armatimonadota bacterium genomic window carries:
- a CDS encoding uroporphyrinogen decarboxylase, protein MSPWERFVAVARGGQADRIPVALIVDSPWLPGYAGIDTLDYFLRPDEWLRVNLRLLDRFPEVAWIPGFWVEYGMAIEPSAFGARVLWHHDQPPSIEPVVGGLAVLAGMDPPDPQRHGLMPLVLQRYADAERRLLPDGVKVRVVAARGPFAVAAWLLGVSEFLVALKVEPEASGRLLDVLTETTIAWLRAQLGVLRAPEGVLLLDDIVGMLSPQMFEEFARPRLSRVFREFDGLIKIFHNDTRCAHLAGPLATLGFDVFNFSHTMDIADIQAKMPGIALMGNVPPLDAMTRGAPAEVADWAHECVRKTGGRGLILSAGGGVSPGTPPEAIDALVQAGGGHR, encoded by the coding sequence ATGTCACCCTGGGAACGGTTCGTTGCAGTCGCGCGGGGCGGGCAGGCCGACCGGATACCCGTGGCCTTGATCGTAGATAGCCCATGGCTGCCCGGCTACGCCGGCATAGATACCCTGGACTACTTCCTGCGGCCCGACGAGTGGCTCCGCGTCAATCTGCGGCTCCTCGACCGGTTTCCCGAGGTGGCCTGGATTCCCGGATTCTGGGTCGAGTACGGCATGGCAATCGAACCCTCCGCCTTTGGCGCGCGCGTGCTCTGGCATCACGACCAACCGCCGTCAATAGAACCCGTAGTCGGCGGTCTTGCCGTGCTGGCAGGGATGGACCCCCCAGACCCACAGCGACACGGCTTGATGCCACTCGTCCTTCAGCGCTACGCCGACGCGGAACGCCGGCTGTTGCCGGATGGAGTCAAGGTACGGGTGGTGGCCGCGCGCGGTCCGTTCGCCGTGGCGGCATGGTTGCTCGGCGTGAGCGAGTTCCTGGTCGCGCTCAAAGTCGAACCCGAGGCCAGCGGGCGCCTCCTAGATGTGCTCACGGAGACTACCATCGCCTGGCTGCGCGCACAACTGGGCGTACTCCGCGCGCCCGAAGGCGTACTGCTGCTCGACGATATCGTCGGCATGCTCTCGCCCCAGATGTTCGAGGAGTTTGCCCGACCGCGCCTCTCCCGCGTATTTCGCGAGTTCGACGGGCTGATCAAGATCTTCCACAACGACACCCGCTGCGCGCACCTGGCCGGCCCCCTGGCCACGCTCGGTTTCGATGTCTTCAACTTCAGCCACACCATGGATATTGCCGACATCCAAGCAAAGATGCCGGGCATTGCGTTGATGGGCAACGTCCCGCCTCTGGATGCAATGACGCGCGGCGCGCCGGCAGAAGTGGCGGATTGGGCGCACGAGTGCGTGCGAAAGACCGGCGGACGGGGGCTGATTCTTTCTGCCGGCGGCGGTGTCAGCCCGGGAACGCCGCCCGAGGCGATAGATGCGCTTGTCCAGGCAGGGGGAGGACATAGATGA